AACTATGAAAGAAAAACTTATAGGTATAGGCGCGGGAGCTAAATTGAGCGGGCTTTCTGAAAGGACACTTAGGTATTGGGAGAGCCTTGGGCTTATAAAACCCGTAAGGCTGCCTTCCGGGCACAGAAAATTCAGCAAGCCCATGATAAAGAAAATTATTGCCATAAAAGAAATTCTTGAAAAATACAATTTAAGAATAAATGACCTGATTACATCATCCAAATTTCTTCAGGACGAACTGTTAAAAGAAAAAGTGGATTCTCCGGACGTATTTGACCTTAACATAGCCCTTGATTCGCAGATATATGAAAGGGCAAAGAAAGCGGGAAAACTTCACCCTTTGTCCGGGCTGCCGGATTCACTGTACATCCGCCAGGAAATTGAAAGAAGGCTGGATGAAGACTATAAGATTGCGGTCTGCTATGTGGACATGAAAGATTTTAAATATTATAACAAACGCTACGGATATGAAAAAGGCGACGCGGTTATTAAATTTCTTGCCAGTCTGATTCACGATGTGGTAAAGGAAAACGGGGATAAAGAAGACATTGCCGGACACATTGGCGGTGACAACTTTGTTATCATAACATCGCATGAAAAATACAATAAAGTGTGTTCGGAGCTTATTAAATCTTTTGACCTGCTCATAGAGCAGCATTATGAAAAAGAAGACCGCGACAAGGGCTATATAGTAAATTACACCAGGCGCGGCGAAGAAATAAGGACTGCGGTCATGATTCTGTCGGTTTCGGTGGTATGGAATATCAGAAGAAAGCTTACACATTACGCCGAAGTGGCGGACATAGCGCAGGAACTTAAATCATACGCGCAGAAATTTCCCAAGAGTGAATTTGTGGTGGATAGAAGAAGCGATTAAGCTTTTTATTCTGCGGGAATCTTTTCCAGCACAGCTATTATACTGTTAAGATCCGTCCTGGAAGGGTCAATTTCTTTAATTTTTCTGAATGCCTGAAGCGCTTCTGAATACCTGCCGGTTTTGTAATAGACCACCCCAAGGTTGTGCCACGATGAGACATAATTTGGATCCAGCTGTAGGCTTATCAAATAGTTTTCTTCCGCGGTTTTAAAATCTCCGATGTTAAACCTGGCATTACCCATGTTATAAATAAATTCACAATTTTCCGGCTGCAGCTGATACGCAAGGGAAAAGTACTGCAGGGACAAATCGTTAAAACCCTTGTCTTCAAAGAATACGCCTGCAGAATTTGCGGATGTGGCAAAATCTTTCAGGTAAAGTGATTCGTTAGGCTGCGTGAAACCGCCCGTGTATGTGCCAAGCATATTTCTGTAATTATAATACTTCCACATATTGCGCAGCGATACCGTGTACATATCGCTTATAAAAGCGTAATCGGAAGGCATAACACGCCATGCCATTCCTTTGGGCATAAGTTCAAATCCGCCGTTAAGCGCGTTTTCTTCCGGTTTGTTATATGAAAAATAGATATTTCTGGAAGACAAATTCATTTTTATAAGCGCGTTAATAATGTAACCGGTGGATTCCGTGCCTATTTTCTTTTCTTTTATTACCGGTACTTTTGCAGCAGGGTCCTGTTTTGTAATGGAATCACGCACCCATTGCATCGGCAGCACGGCAGAACCTATTATAACCACATCAGTCCGTACTTTTTTCACGTATTTCAGGTACCATAACGGAAAAACAACGCCGTCGCCGGTGACAAACAGCATTGAATTTTTTTCCACGGAAGACAGCAGGTTTAAATTAAAATCCCTGGAAAAAAAATATCCGGACCTGTTTAAAAGCGGGTAAGCGGTAATTGTGTCACGGGCAAAAAGCGCCGCGAATAATATAACGGCGGCGATGTACGAGGTTTTTTTATTTTTTATAAAAGCCATTAAAGAGTAAAGGCCAATCGCCATACACAGAGCCAAAGAAAGATAAACGGGCGTGATGTAGGTTTCCATTATATAAAGCCTTTCTTTCGGAAGGTTAAGATAAAAAGATGTGACAGCAAGAAATGTAAAAGGTATAAGCGCTAAGATGATGCCGATTTTTTTATTTTTAATAAAGGTAAATATTATGCCTGTTAATGCCAACGCAAGCCCGGCAAAGGAATGCTCGCGAGCAAGGGAGGAAAAGAATTTTCCGGCCTGCATTAAAGGCGCGTTTATACTTTTGGCAATTTCAGCCCTGACATACTGATATCTGGAAAAGACCTGCATAAAATTTTCAAGATTTGAAGGGTCGCCCCAGTTTAGCACCGCGCTGTGCGCGCGTATTGGAAGGTAAAGATAAATTGAAAAACCCGCGGTGAACAAAAGCATTAAAGATATAATATTTGTTGGGCGCAGTAATTCTTTAAATCCCGGGCTTAAAATAATATAGAAATAGACAGGCAGCATAATAATCTGCGACATATGGTGGTTTCCCAGGCTTAAACCGTAAATCAGGAAAAACAGCCTTAGTGTTTTAATTTTTTGTCCCGGCACGGCGGTAAAAGAACAATTAAAAGCTGTGATTAAAAGCGTAAGGGTGAAGGCTATGTTAAGAAGGTAAATTCCGCCTTTGGCGGTTATGGACTGGTCCCATATTGAAAAGCCTGTCATAAAAAACACGGCGCAGGCTGCCGCGGGCAGTAGTGTGTGCGCGGACAGTTTTATTGCGCGCATAAGAGTGTTAAAAAGAATTATAAGAAGAAGGCCGCACAATAAAGAAAGCGTTATTGAAAGAAGATAAATTCGGAAGGAGTAGTCCGCAACCGGTATGAAAGAAAATATTTTTCCAAGAAGGGAAAAAACGGGATATCCCGGAGGGTGCTGTATACCCAGAGTAACGCTTGCGGTTATGGTTTCGCCTGAATCGCCTGAAAATACAGCCGGCGGAGCGGTGGTTAATAAAAGATAAAATACAGCCAAAAATACTGCCGCAAGAACCGCGGCGGGCAGGTATCTGCGTAAGGACATTTTTTAATTTTCGTTAAAATGTTCTATTAATTTTTCTATGTGCTTTTTTTCGCCTTCAAGTATATGAAGCCCTGCTGAATACCTTCCGAAGATTTTATACGCGTTGCGTTTAGTCCATTCAATACGCACTAAAAGGTTGAATTTATCTTCGGCTATCGCGTTTTCGTGTATTTCCAGTTTAAGAGTGGTGCGTTCCGGAAGAAGAAAATCGCAGTTTATAAGCATTCCTTCTTCGCTTACGTTAATGGTGGTGGCGCGAAAAGATTCACCCTGTTTTAACTTTGATTTTTCGCCGGTAAGATCATCGGGGAAACGGTCAAGGACAGCCGAAATGTTCAGAATCTTTGTGAACCTGGGGTGCTTCCTTGCTTCTCTTTCATCTTTTTTCATCGTGCCACCTTTGGGTTTATTTATTTTATGCATTTAATTGGTGCCGGAGGTCGGACTTGAACCGACATGACCTTGCGGACGGGAGATTTTGAGTCTCCTGTGTCTACCATTTCACCACTCCGGCCAGTCTTGAAAATATACTATATTAAATGGCATGGTTTGTCAACTTAAAGAGAGGTTTTGCGTCAGAAAGTAAGAAAAACACTTAATAAAGGATTTTCGGGTGTATTTTCAAGTTTTTTTTTAATGGAAAAAATGTTATATTATCTGGAACAATAATTTTAAGGAGGGCATTATGTCAGACACAAGAAAATTTATTCTTCAGGAAAAAGATATCCCGAACGCATGGTACAACATCATTCCGGATCTGCCAACACCACTGGATCCGCCGCTTCATCCGGGAACAGGCAAACCGCTTGGGCCTGCTGACCTTGCTCCTATTTTCCCCATGGCTTTAATTGAACAGGAAATGTCACCCAAACAGTGGATAGACATTCCCGGAGAAATTCTGGATATTTATAAAATATGGAGGCCGTCGCCTTTATTCCGCGCCAGAGGGCTTGAAAAGCTGCTTGATACACCGGCAAAAATTTATTATAAATACGAAGGCGTGTCTCCGGCAGGAAGCCACAAACCTAATTCAGCCATTGCGCAGGCGTATTACAATAAAAAAGAGGGCGTAAAGAAACTTGTAACGGAAACCGGGGCAGGGCAGTGGGGTTCCGCGCTTGCGCTTGCCGGCACGATGATGGGCCTTGAAGTGGAAGTATATATGGTAAAGGTAAGCTATGACGCAAAACCATACAGAAAGCTTATGATGCAGACATGGGGTGCAAAAGTATTTTCTTCCCCCACAAAGTTTACCGAAATAGGAAAAAAGATACTGGCAGAACATCCGGATTCCAACGGCTCGCTGGGCATTGCAATATCCGAGGCTGTTGAAGTGGCGGCAAAAGACCCGCACGCGAAATACGCGCTGGGAAGCGTTTTAAACCACGTGGCGCTGCACCAGACAGTTATAGGGCTTGAAGCAAAAAAACAGATGGAAATGGCAGGGGATTATCCTGATATTGTAATAGCGTGCCACGGCGGCGGAAGTAATTTTGCCGGGACCGCTTTCCCTTTTGCGTACGATAAAATGAAAGGTAATAAGAAAAACTTAAGGTTAATCGCGGCTGAACCTGCTGCATGCCCTACACTTACAAAGGGAGTTAATACTTATGATTTTGGCGATACGGGCGAAATGACACCGCTTTTAATGATGTATACGCTTGGCCATAAATTTATGCCGTCAGGAATTCACGCGGGCGGGCTTAGGTATCATGGAGCTTCGCCGCTTGTTTCAAACCTGTTAAAAAACGGGGTCATTGAAGCTGTGGCAAATAACCAGACAGAGTGTTTTGATGCTGCAATACAGTTCGCTAAAACGGAAGGCATAATTCCCGCGCCGGAAAGCTCCCATGCTATCAGAGTGGCTATTAACGAGGCGTTAATAGCAAAGGAAACAGGCGAAAAGAAGGTTATTTTGTTCAATTTAAGCGGGCATGGTAATTTTGATTTCGCGGCTTATGAAGCATATCTGACCGGTAAAATGGTTGATGTACCGCTGCCGCAGTCTGATATTGATGATGGTTTAAAAAGCGTTCCAAAGAGGTAAATTAAGGCGCATTCTTTTTCGCGCCGATAATAGAGGGTGAAGGATGAAAATAAAATTTTTTCTTGCCGCGTTATTGCTGGTTACTCAGGCGGCGTTCTGCGGTATTTCGGGTATGCCGGTGGAAGTAATTAATCACGGCGCGGGAGTTAGGGCGCTTTCGATGGGCGGGGCGGTGTCGGCTGATTCTGCGGATGCTTCCGCTTCGTTCTGGAGCCCGGCGATGCTGGATTCTATTAATACCAATCAGTTAGAGGCGTCTTATGAAATGCTTTACGGCGGGGCTATTTTCAACGCGCTTGGTTTTTCCGGGCCTATTGGAAAAATGGGCGGGCTTGGGGTGTCCATAAGAAATATGCATTATGGCGAATATGAAGTTGTGTCTGAAGAAGGAAATGCGGAAGGCAATGAAGCCATGAATGATTTTATGCTTACCGGCGCTTATGGGCGTAACCTTTTTGCTGGAGTTCAGGGCGGCCTGGCGCTTAAAGCTATAGTGCGCGGAATTGGCGGAAAAAATTATATGGGTTTTAATTCGGATTTGTCATTGTCCAAAAGTTTTGAATGGGGAAGGGCATCGCTGACAGGAAAAAACATAATTCCGCTTGGAATTAAATATGATTTTTCGGAAGAAATGCTTCCGGCTGCAGTAAGATTAGGGCTGTCTTTTATGCTTCTTGACGGGGCGCTTAAAATAAATACTGACGCTGAAAAAGCATTTGCGGGCGGGCCCGCGGTTATATGCGCCGGCGCTGAATATAAAGTGATGGAGCCGCTTTATTTAAGGGCGGGTATGGGGTCAATTGGGGACGTTAATGAAATAAACGCGGGATTTGGTTTTAAGTATGAAGGCTTTGGCCTTGATTACGGCGCCGCGTACACCGAACTTTCGCTTAACCACAGGGTGGCGTTGTCATACAGTTTTGGCGGGTATGAATTAAAACTTACTCCGGATCCCGCTGTTTTTTCGCCTATGGGCGGGAACAGAAGGACGTATATAAAAATTACGGCCATGACAAAATATGAAATATTCAAGTGGAAGGTTGAAATAAAAGATAACAAAGGAAAAGTTGTTAAAAGCTGGGAAGGCGCAGGCAGGCCGGATGAAACGCTTATCTGGGACGGCCTTGAAAAAGACGGAATGCCCTTTAATGAAGGGGATTATAAAGCTGTAATTGTGGTCACTGATGAAAATGACGCGGTGATAAGGTCAGGCGATGTAATAATAAAAATATCGCAGGGGGATCAAAAAGCAATTCCGCTATTTATGGAATGATTACAACTTACAAGTAACAACTTACAAGTTTCAACTGACAACTGACAACTCAAAGCGTGTAACCTGTAACTTGTTACTTGTAACCTGTTACTTGTAACCTGTTACTTGTAACTTGTCACTTGTAACTTGTCACTTGTCACTTGTAACCTGTTACCTGTTACTTGTTACTTGTTACTTGTTACTTGTAACCTGTAACCTGTCACTTGTAACCTGTCACTTGTAACCTGTCACTTGTTACTTCTTCTTTCTTCTGTCCGCGGGTACGGCTTTGGCTTCTTTTCTTCTGTCTTTTGAATAAAGCACAAGCTTACCGTTTATCATCCTGTATATCTGAATAAGCACTTTGTCAAAAAAGATGCCGTCTGAAATACGGATAAGGTTTTTGTTTGTATTATCGCTTTCACGTTTTAATTCTTTTTGTGGAAGGTCTTTACTTTTTGTCCTGCGGTCGTGGCGCACATAAACGTACCTGTTGCCCATGTTTTTTACTATCACTTTTTCTTTTGAATCATAGTAAAGATTTCCGTCAAGGTGAACATAACGTTCTGCCATTTATAATTCCTCCTGAATCATTTTTGTTTTTTATTCAGTCCTGAAAGATGGGATTCCAGCCGTTTTAAGTCGTTTTTGCTGATTGAAATAATTTTAAGCCCGGCTTTTTTAGAGTCGTTACCCTTAAGCCCGTCAAGGTGCATGACTTCTGCCAGAAGTTTTACCGGGCTTGAAGCCTGAGGTATGTACAGGTCTATTATAAGCTTGTCGCCCTGCACAAGCGCTTCGTCTGTAATTATGGCAAGGCCGCCCCGGCTTACGTCGTCTGTCATTGAAGTGATAAGCCTGTTGCCCTGCACCATCTGTAATTTTTCAACCGTAGTGTCCCTGTAATCATCCGACAGTTCCGGCGATTCTTCAGAGGTACGATAATACGATACTTTAAGGATGTCTTTAACCCGCTCATATTCGCGGCGTTCCAGCCAGCCTCTTTTTATATCAGTCATTTTTTACCCTTTTTACGGGCTTTTTTAGTGGTTTTTTGAAGTATATATCTTTCAGGGTGAATCATTCCAAGTGAGATTACGGTTTTTAAAGCATTTTCCACAGGAGTGTCAAGAAGTAAAATGTTTTTTGGAGGAACAAGGATTAAAAAACCTGAAGTGGGGTTAGGCGTGGTGGGGATGAAAACGTGTATAAAGGTACCTTTATTTTTTGAGTTAACAAGTGTGACTTCATCCTGGGAAGTAATAAAACCGATGGCATAGAAACCATAGTAAGGATACTGTACAAGGGCAGCCTGTCTGAATGAGCGTTTTTTTCCGGCGAATAATGTATCGCTTATCTGTTTAATTCCGCCGAAAATCTGTTTTAGAACGGGAATTTTAGAGATAATTGTTTCATATAACTGAACCATTTTTTTACCCAGATAGTGTGTGGCAAAGACGCCGGTTATCCACAAAAGCAGGATAAGCGCTATAAGGCCAAGTCCCGGTATAGAGATGCCGATATATTTCGTAAGAAGAGGGCCTAAAATGGAATCCAGTTTGTTTAAGAGGAAATAAGTGATATATACCGTAAGGAAAGCAGGCAGAATGACAATTAAACCGGCCAGTATTTTTGACCAAAACCTTTTAATGAATCCTGACGACATAATGCAATCCTCCGTTAAATAATATTGAAATTATATATGAAAGTAGTGTAAAAAACAACACTAAAATGAAAGAAAGGGTAAAAGTGTAAAAAAATGCCGCAGTTTTACCTGTGGAAACAAAAAAATTGAATTTGGTTTACGAAAAATCAGGAAAGCATAGGTTTTTATAGAAAATATTAGAATTTTTGTGTTTGACAATGGGTATTTATATAGTATAATTATAATCAGATTAGTAATAAATAGAGAGAAGTATAATAAACAATAAAGCGCAAGAAGTAGTTATTATGTCAGAAATTGATTTATATTGCATTGCCGCTTATTAAATCTGACAAAAAAACGGCAATAACCAGGAGTTTCTTATTGGCTAGCTTATTGCAATTCACAGGCAATAACGCGCAGAGTAAAAAATTCATTATTAATATATTATTATATATATTGGGGCATATCCGGACTTCATTGAAAACCATAGTAATTACAGTGTTTATGTTTGTTGGGTTAATCGGGGCGGCGAATGCGGCAGAAGTTGAGGTTGGATCAATATCTGTAGTATCTGCCAGCGGTTCCTGTTATGTGGCCGGGCAGGTATTGACGGTGTCGTTTAATGTCAGGGGAAATGTAAATTATGAATCTATAGTTGCATCAATATCTTTTTCCAATGATGCAACCAGTGAATACACAGATGATTGTGTATTTACTACAGGCGGGCCTTATCCGGATACTGACGGGCATCAGGGTGTTTATGTGGCTTCTGAAAATGATAATTTAACAGACTGGATAACAGTTTCTAAAGAGGTAACGGTTCCGGTATCATATTCCGGAGATAAGTATGTTGTTGTGAAAGTTGGGGCAAGCAGTTTTAATTTTGCTTCCGGAGTTGATACTTCTACCGATACGGAAATTGAACTTATGACAGAATGCGGAGCGGCAGAGCCCACAATTACACAAACTGTTACGGAAACTGTTACGGGTACTGTGACGCGGACGGTTACAGAGACTGTGACTGAATCCGCAACAATGACCGCGACTGAAACCATAACGCAAACGGTTACAGAAACAGCCACCGCGACCGTTACGCAAACTGCAGTATTTGGCGCTGCAGGCGATGGTTCTGCTTCCATTTCTCCGCTTACTGTGGCTGCCGGTACTTCAGGTAATGAAATGACAATAATATTCAATGCCAATGGAACGGCGTGGGCAAACGGGGAGCTTCGCGTTGAAATACCGGCAGGCTGGTCCGCGCCAAGCATCACATCAACAGATGCCGGCTACTTTACCGTGTCCGTTAACGGGGGCGTACTTGGCGGCAATACTGTTTCTAATCAGATAATAATAATACCGGTTACATCGCTTAATGCTGACGGTGAAATAACGATAGTATACGGCGCAAGTACTCAGGGTGCGACATCGCAGAGTGGGATAGACCCTGCTTATTTTAATGTTTTTACAAATCCTACAGGAATTCCTGCTGTTGTTGCTATTGCACCTCAGCCGCAGGTACAAGTTGCAAACGCGACAGAGACAGTGACTGCAACGGTTACTTCCACGATAACACAGACTTCAACAGAAACATCAACAGGCACGGCTACTCCTACAATTACATTAACACCGGAACCGGGCGCACCGGCGAATTTGTATTTTAACCTTGAGACTTACAGCCCCGGGCAGGAAAGCAATACAATACATTGCGGCTACAGGATTACCAATTATTCCACTTTTACAGCAAAGCCATCCGATTTCAGGATTTCAGTTTATATTTATTCCACAAAAACAGCTTCTCAACACTCCTGGGAGGCGTCATCCAATAATACAACTGTTTATAATTCTTCCAGCGTATCACAGGGTACGCTTGCCGCGTGGAGCTGTAATTATTCTGATATTACGGCAAGCGATTGTGGGCTTGAAAATTCAATAAACAGAAGGGCGAATGTTAAGGCTTTGATATCTTATGGCGGAGCCAACACAGATATACCGGCTGAAGGCGGCTATATTGAAACGAATTCAGATGCGAATAAGTTTGGAAGGATACATTATTCGGATTGGGCGGCTGTTGATGAAACAGATGATTATTCTTCTACAGAGGATTCAAACCTTGGCTCCACGAGGGCTGCAAGGATAAATTACAAATACGTTGTTCTTGAATACAATGACGGCGGGACATGGAAACACATTTGCGAAGTTACAGATTCATCCGGCACCGTGGATACGGCATCGGGAGAAATACCCTGTGATGACAGCGCCTGCGCTGCCGGTACAACGGAAACTGAAACACCCACTGTAACAGCGACAATAACAGAAACTGTGACAGAGACTGTAACAGAAACTATTACGGAAACTATTACGGAAACTACAACTGAAACGATAACAGAAACTGCAACTGAAACAGTTACTGAAACACCAACCGAGACTACTACGCAGACTGTAACTGAAACTACCACTGAGACTT
The Candidatus Goldiibacteriota bacterium HGW-Goldbacteria-1 DNA segment above includes these coding regions:
- a CDS encoding TrpB-like pyridoxal phosphate-dependent enzyme, yielding MSDTRKFILQEKDIPNAWYNIIPDLPTPLDPPLHPGTGKPLGPADLAPIFPMALIEQEMSPKQWIDIPGEILDIYKIWRPSPLFRARGLEKLLDTPAKIYYKYEGVSPAGSHKPNSAIAQAYYNKKEGVKKLVTETGAGQWGSALALAGTMMGLEVEVYMVKVSYDAKPYRKLMMQTWGAKVFSSPTKFTEIGKKILAEHPDSNGSLGIAISEAVEVAAKDPHAKYALGSVLNHVALHQTVIGLEAKKQMEMAGDYPDIVIACHGGGSNFAGTAFPFAYDKMKGNKKNLRLIAAEPAACPTLTKGVNTYDFGDTGEMTPLLMMYTLGHKFMPSGIHAGGLRYHGASPLVSNLLKNGVIEAVANNQTECFDAAIQFAKTEGIIPAPESSHAIRVAINEALIAKETGEKKVILFNLSGHGNFDFAAYEAYLTGKMVDVPLPQSDIDDGLKSVPKR